Genomic segment of Pseudomonadota bacterium:
CGGAGTCATAATAGGCCACGCTGGCGTTGCGCGTGGAGAAGCCACCTGTCGCCAGGGTCGCGAAGGTATGGGTCAGAGCGTCGAAAAAATCCATGCCGCCAAACTTCAGCAGCAGGGTTTGCAGCACTGTCAACCCCAAGTAAATATACCAGAGATACTTGGCGGTCTCGGCGATGCGCGGGGTGATCTTATCAACCGTCGGTCCCGGGGCCTCGGCCTTGACCAATTGCAGCCCCCCCACGCCCAGCAGGGGCAGGATAGCCACCGTCAACACGACGATACCCATGCCTCCGAGCCAGTGCGTCAGCGACCGCCAATAGAGCAGCGCCCGGGGAAGCGCCTCGATATCCTTGAGAATTGAGGCCCCTGTCGTGGTAAAACCGGAAATTGTTTCAAAATAGGCATCACAAAAAGAGGGAATGCTGCCGGAAAGATAAAAAGGCAACGCCCCGAGCAAGGCGACCGCTCCCCAGCCTCCGACCACGAACAGAAAACCATCCTTGAAGGAAGGCTGACCCCGACCGGAAGCCCGGGTCAGCCACAAAAAAACCACCGCCCCGAAGGCGACGGTCAGGATCGGCCAGGCAAAAGAGTGAATCACCGCCGCCTCCCGGTAGAACAGGGCCATGCCCACCGCCGTCAGCATGAAGGCGCAAACAATCAACAGCAGATAACAGACAATTCTCAGAATAATCAGCGGATGCATACCGGTTCGCCCTGCTCCATCAATGTAAAAAGAGCTCTTCCAGGGAATCGACCTGCTCTGATTTGGCGAAGGTCACGACATTATCACCGGCCTCGATCACAAATTCACCATGGGGAACAAAATTTTTACTGCCCGCGCCCTGCGGCCGGTTGACCGCGACCACCAGCGAACCGTTGGGCAGGGACAGCTCCTTGATCATTTTGCCGACCATGCGACTGCTGTTTCCCACCGTAAATTCAATAGCTTCGGCCTTGCCGTCGAAAATCGAATGCACCCGTTTGACGTTGCCCCGCCGAATATACTTGAGGATGGCGCTGACGGAGCTGGCCTTGGGGCTGACCGTGGCGTCAATTCCGAGTTTATCGGCGATATTAAGATAGCTTGATTTGTTGACCACCGGCACCACTCTCTTGACCCCCATGCTTTTGGCGTAAATCGCCGTCAGCATGTTCAGGGCCTCGTCCGGAGTCGTGGAAACCAGAAGATCGGCCAGATGCAGCTGTTCATCCTCGAAGAGCTTTTCATCGGCAATATCCTCATTGATGACCAGGGCTTCAGGAAAACGCTCCGCCAGATATTTACAATGCTGGTAATCCTTTTCCACGATCTTGACGCTGCGCCCGGTGGCCAGCAGGAATTCTGTTACATAGCAGCCGATTTTACCGCCGCCGATGACCACGACATGGTGCAGTTTATGACGAAAACGTCCGGTCCGGGCAAAAATGCGCTCCATGCTGTGATGGCTGGAAACAATATAAACCCGATCTCCTTCATAAATCACGGTGTCCCCGTAAGGAATAATCACCTCGTCGCCGCGACTGATTCCGGCGACAATAAAATTATAACGGATTTCGTGGCGGAGTTCGCGCAGGGTTTGGTTACGAAAGGGCGATTTTTCATCGATAAAGATATTGCGCAACTGAATATCGGTATCCTCGAAAAGCAGCACCTCGCCGGTCGCGCCATAGGCAACGACATTCATGATCGCGCGGGCGGCCTCAACTTCCGGATTAACCACATAATCGATTCCCAGCAACGAATGGCTCAAAATTCCGCTGCGGCGATACTGAACACTGCGCACCCGGGCGATTTTGGTTTTAACCTTGAACTCATTGGCCACCATCAGGCAGGAAACGATGTTGACCTCGTCCAGGTTGGATACCGCGATAAAGGTATCGGCTCCTTCAACCCCGGCCTCGGCCAGGGTTGAAGGATTGCTGCCCTCTCCCTGAACCACCAGACAATCCAGATGGTCCGCGACAAATTTGGCCCGCAGCGGATCTTTTTCTATCAGAACGACATCCTGATGGCTGGCTACCAACTGTTCAGCGAGGTGAAAGCCGACCTCGCCGGAACCGGAAATAACGATTTTCATCCGTCGTACTCCCCCATTGCCGGAATCAGACCATAACTTAACTTAAGCTTCGCAGAACTAGCAGACCGGAAATTGAAAGTCAACCAAGCACGCCGGACGGGACCTCCGACCAGAAAACAAAAAGGGTTGACAAGGACGGTCAATCGGAATAGAAATTCAGCGTGTTGCAAGGCTGTGGGCAAACGCCCAAAAGGCCGTTTAAACCCCTGCGACAGAGAAAATCAAGGTCTGCTTCCACCAGAACAAAGCGGTTCGCACAGACATCGATGGTCGAAAAAAACCCGGGCCCGGAGAACTTCTCATTCTCATTCCAGGCCCGGGTTTGCCGTCACTATGGGGTGAGTAGAGGGGGTCGAACCCTCGACCTCAGGAGCCACAATCCTGCGCTCTAACCAACTGAGCTACACCCACCACAAAAAAACTCCGCCGTTAAAAAACCGGCGCGAAGGGGACACTAAATAATGGAAAACCGGCCTTCTGTCAACCTGAAAATATGCCGGATCACCGTCCGTTAAACAAAAAATTCGATCGGGCACCACCGCCCGCGCCTGAACCGAGAACTCAAAGATGAAAATTCTACTTCATTGCTGCTGCGGACCCTGCGCGATCTACCCGATCGCCCAGTTGCGCCGCCAGGGCCATCAACTCCGAGCCTTTTTTTACAACCACATCCATCCCCATACGGAATGGGAAAAACGGCGGGCGACCCTGGCCGACTGGGCGGCGGCGGAGAACCTGCCGCTGATTGTCGATGAACGTTACCCCCTGCTTGAATTTCTCCGCAATGCCGCCTTTCGCGAAACCCGGCGCTGCCTGTTCTGTTATCATGACCGCTTGGAAAAAACGGCCCGCATCGCCCATAAAAGCGGCTATGACGCCTACACCACCACCCTGCTTTACAGCAAATTTCAACAGCATGAAAAAATTGTCGAACTCGGCCGGGAAATCGGACACCGCTACGGGGTCGAATTTTATTACGAGGATTTCCGCGCCGGCTGGCGTGCAGGCATTGAGATTTCAAAAGCTCGAGGAATGTACCGGCAGCAATACTGCGGTTGCATTTACAGTGAAGGGGAACGCTATCTGGGCAAACCGAAACTTTACGCTCACAGCGCGTCCGAAGACCCGCTGCAAGCGTAAAGCCCGATTCATCTAATGCGGAAGCGAGCCCCGCAACCCAAAGGGGTCTAGCGGCCCGTACCTAAAGGTATTTCCGTTAGTCACAAATAAGTACTCTCATCAGGCCCAGCAGAGCGGGATAAGTTTCTTCATCGGGACATCCCCTTCGGGGATAACCCGTGAAGCACTTAACATTTTCTTGTTTTTGCGGTTGAAAAAATATTGAAAAAAAACAAGAACCTAACCTGGAAGGCTCTAAAAATCATCAAAATCATCCTGATCATCATCGAAAGGAATGATCTGCGCGGGTGTGGTCTTGGCCGGCAAGGCCCGTTTCCCGGTCGCTTTCCGGGATGGAAGCTTCGCGCTCCGCAGACCGCGCTCCTTAGGCTTGCGTCCGGCAACCGTAGGCTTGTTGCGGGAAAATCCGCTGTCCTGGCTGCCCCCGATCACCGCATTGATCTGATTCGTCATCTCACGCAACATCTCGGCCTGGGCGTTGAGCTCTTCCGACGCCGCCGCGGTCTCTTCAGCCGTCGCCGCATTGCCCTGGGTCGTTTTCTCAATCTCGCTGATCGCGTTGGTAATCCGATTAATGCCTTCCGATTGTTCCCCGGACGCCGCGGCAATTTCTCCGACCAGGCTTTTCACCTTGGCGACATGGCCGACCACTTCTTCCAGAACCTTGTCGACCTCGGCCGTCAGTTCAACCCCCTGATTGGCCTTGCCGACTGAATCCTGGATCAGGCGCGAGGTTTCGGAGGCCGATTCAGCACTGCGCTTGGCCAGATTACGAACCTCTTCGGCAACCACAGCAAAACCGGCACCGGCCTCTCCGGCGCGCGCGGCCTCAACCGCCGCGTTTAAGGCCAGCAGGTTGGTCTGAAAAGCGATTTCCTCAACCACCTTGATGATCTTCGCCGTATCATCCGAGGATTTTTTAATCTCACCCACCGCCGCGTTCATGCGCACCATCACCTGCTTGCCCTTTTCCGTGGCCTAATCCATCTGCCCGGACAAAAGATTAGCCGAGTTGGCGTTTTCCGCGTTGTGGCGGGCCATGGAAGCGACATCCTCGAGCGAAGATCCGGTCTCTTCCGCCGCCGCCGCCTGTTCGGATGAACTTTCCGCCAGGATCTGACTCGAACCGGAAATCTCGTGCGCGGCCAAGGTCACCTGATCGGCGGCTTCCTTGAGTCCGCCGACGGCCTGCTCCAGAGGCCTGGTCACCGTCCGCAAGACCAGAACCAGCACCAGACAAATAATCCCGAGCAGGGCCAGGGACAGCAGGGCGATATTCCACTTGGTCCGTTCGCGCAAGCTGAAACGCTCACTCGCATCATAAACATAAACCATGACTCCGATCTGCCGCTGCTGGTAATCCTTGACCGGGAAAGCCGTCAGCATGTAATTGCCCCGGTATTCCTGAGCAACCCCCTCCCGGCCACGATCCAGAAGGCTGGAAGGCACCAGACCATCACTGATCGCCGCCGCCGTGCAGGTGACCCGCACATATTTGCCGCCCACGACCGGATATTTGCCCTGGTCTTTAAGCAGGGTGGCGATGGAAAGAAACTCGCTGTTCATGTAGACCGCGATGGTTTCGTGCCGGTTGGCGATTGAGCTCTTTACCAGAGGATCGTAACTGGAAAGCACTTCCACCGAACCCAGATAACGGCCCGCGACCGTCCTGACCGGGGCGATTCCGCGCAGGGCAAAGCCGCCGCGCCCGATCTCGATTCCGGTCAGGGCTTTATGCGGCGGCGTGGCGATTTTGCCGATGGTCTCGCGAAAGGAACTCATGTCATCGGCTTTGCTCTGTCTTTTATCCCAGAGATGTAAAAAACTGCGACTGGTCGGCAGGTGAAAATGCAGTTGAAAACTCTCAAGCCCCAGGGTCTCAAGATAGCCTTTCTCAATAGGGGATAAATAGTTCAGCAGCAGGGCCCTGCCCTGAGCCACGTGCGGGTCTTCATCGACCCTCAAGTCACCCTTGTGGGCCTCTTATAGGCCTAGAGCACGGCTTCGGCCTGCCCAAAAAGGGCGGCCTCGGCCAGAGCCTTTTCGGCAATCTGCTGCTGCCGATTTTCAATATCGACGACTTTAGCGGCCGCCAGTTTATTATCGAGGCTGTCTTCAATCAGACGATTCAGGGTCATGCTGCCGAGGACAAAGATGGCGACCGCGAAGACAATCGTCACCAGCGTTATCGGAATCAGGATTCTGGTGCTGAGCTTTCTCTTTTTCATGGTCCACCCCTTTTTTTTTAGCCTTTGCTGTAAGAGCGGATAAAAAAACAACCTAACCTGTACGAAAGTTTACTCCAAAAGCGAGAATGCCCCCGCAGCCCCGAAGCTATCGGCAGCCACCGTATATAATTTCATAAATACTTTCAAAGAAAACAACTCTTCCGCCGCTTAAACCACCCGGCCGGCCCGACGCAGGCGGGCCACGATTCGCCGCCGGCCCATGGTAGTGATGATCTCAAAGATTCCGGGGCCGGCCAGTTGGCCCGTGACCATGGTCCGGACCCCATTGATAATCACTCCGGGCTTAACCCCGACCTCGTCCGCCAGCCGGCGCATGGTTTCTTCAACCGCCGCCTCGTCAAAAGCGGGCAAGGCTTCGAGACGCTCCGCCAGCTGCGGCAGCCACTCCCGCAACCCGGGAAACTTATCCAGATTCTTATGTCTGGCCTTTTCCTCGATAACGACCTCTTCATCATCACTGAAGTAGGGCCGGCCGAGAGTGGCGAAATCGGTCAGCAAATGATAACGGGCGCGAATCAGGTCAACCGTCGCCAAGAACCACTCCCACTCCGCGTCGTCATAGGCCTCGCGCCAGAGACCGGCCTTCTCAAGTTCGGCCCGGACATAGGGCGCCAGCTCCGCCAAGGGCATCGTCCTGAGATAATGGGCGTTCATGTTGATAGCTTTGGGATCGGTAATGAATTTAGGATCATTCTTGTCGACATTAAAAATCGCATTGGCGCGATTCAGACCGGCGAAGTTAAAGGCCTCCAACAGTTCCTCGTAAGAAAAGATTTCCCGCGACTCGGGGTTGGACCAGCCCAACAGCACCAGAAAATTGACCAGCGCCCAGGGCAGGAAACCATGCTCGCGGTAATAGTGAACCGCCACCAGCTCGCCATGACTGCGTTTTGAGATTTTCGCTCTCTGCGGATCAAGAGTCAGGCTCATATGCGCGAAAACCGGCAGTTTCCGGCCCAGGGCTTGATACAAAAGAATCTGTTTCGGAGTATTGCCGAGACCATCCTGCCCGCGAATGACATGAGTGATGCGATCGCGAACGTCATCAACCACATTGGAAAGTAAATAAAGAGGTTGTCCGTTGGCCCGGACAATGACAAAATCCTCGATATCATGATAGCGTTTGCTGATGGTGCCGTAGACGGCGTCATCAAAGACCACGGCTCCCTCTGTTTCCGGAACCTTGAGACGAATAACGTAGGGCTCACCGGCCGCCTCCCGGGACGCGACTTCATCCGCGCTCAGCCGGCGGCAGCGGCGATCATAGCGAAAATCATCCTTCGCGGCCCGCGCCTGTTCTCTTTTGGCTTCAAGTTCCTCCTTGGTGCAAAAACACTTGTAGGCATGGCCGGAAGCCAGCAGCGCGGCCGCCGCGGCCTGATGCTCCGCAATAAAATCCGATTGATAAAAAGGCCCCTCATCCCAGTCGATACCAAGCCAGACAAGACCATCGAGAATACCCTGAGTCATCTCCGCGGTCGAACGCTCGGTATCGGTATCCTCAATTCTCAGGATCAGTTTGCCATGATTCTGACGGGCATAAAGCCAGTTCAGGATCGCGGTGCGGGCCCCGCCAATATGCAAATAGCCGGTCGGACTCGGCGCAAAACGCACTCTTATTTCTTCACTCATCACTTTATTATCAACTCCACCTTCCCCATTAAGCATAAACTAATTCACCGGCGGTTACATAAAAAACCAGGCTTCCGTTGCGAAGCTTTCTTCCGGATTCGCTATTTTCTTGCCAAAACCAGCCTGTTTACGGTAGTGTTCGCCTTTTACCAAAAAGCATCAGGCCGCACCTGAACACATCGTATCGATGTAAATTACAGGTAACTATGCAGCCATCCCGGAAAATCGGGGGACACGATCCCGATTTCTTGCAGAGATCAGGTCATGTCCTCTGCTTTTCCTGATTTTCACATCTCAATACAAGCTGAAATCAGCGGCGTTGAATAGTTACAATTGCAGTTGCATTGAAAAATATAGTCTACTTGAAAGATATAGTCCAATTTATAAACCATGTCCCAAAAAACTACAACCGAGATTTTTGTCATCCCCGAGGCCTGGCGCCAAGGCTGGCTCAAGGATGACCCCTGGCAACGGATAATGTCCCTGAGCGGTACGGTCTACCGGGAAAAAGACGGCCGCCGGACCCTGCGTTTCACGATTGCCGGGCAAAGCTATTTCGCTAAACTTCATCAAGGCCCGGGCTGGCGGCTTTTTCTGAAGAATCTGCTGCGCCTGAAAGGTTTCAACCCCGGCGCAGAACCCGAATGGCGAGCCATCGAATGGCTCGAAAAACTCAAGATTCCAACCACGCCTCTGGTTGCCTGGGGTCGCCGGGGACAAAACCCTCTGACCCGGGAATCATTTGTCATCACCCGCGAGCTGAAAAACACGGAAAGCCTGGAGGACTTCTGCCTTTCCTGGAAAACCAACGCTCCGGACCCGGTTCTCAAACGCCGGCTGCTTTCACGGGTGGCAAAGATCAGCGGCACCCTGCACCGCGCCGACATGAATCATTGCGACCTCTACATCTGTCACTTTCTGCTTGAGCTCGAAAACGGCCAGGTCCGGAACCCCGCCGACCCGATTCTGCATCTGATCGACCTGCACCGTGTCCGCCGACACCACCATCTGCCCCGACGCTGGCGAATCAAGGACCTTGCCGCCCTGTATTTTTCCAGTTTTGAAATCGGTCTGACCCTGCGGGACAAGCTGCGCTTCATCTCGCTTTACAGCCGACAACCCTGGCGCGTGGCCCTGGACCGAGAAGCCGCTCTCTGGCGGCGGGTTGAAAAAAGAGCGCAGAACTTTTACCGCGAATACCAGCGCCGGGGGCCACGATGAAAATTCTTCTGGTCCAGACCAGTTTCCTCGGCGACACCATCTTATCAACGCCGCTGATCGCGGCCATAAAACAGCTCTACCCGAAATCAGAGCTCTGGATGATGACCACCCCCCTGGCCGCCGACCTGGTCAAACGTGACCCCTTGCTGACCGGAGTGTTGCCGTTCGCGAAACGAGGTTCGGCCACAGGCCTCGGCGGCCTATGGCGACAAGCCTTACGCCTGCGGCAACAAAATTTCGACCTGGTCTTTTCCCTGCATCGCTCGGCCCGCACCAGCCTGCTTCTGGCCTGGAGCCGGATTCCCCACCGCATCGGCTTTGCCGGCGCCAAGCTGGCCTTTTTCTACTCCGAAACCCGACCCCGACCCCTGGACCGACATGATGTCTTGCGCAACCTCGCCCTACTTCAGGATGAATCGAACGCCACACCGACCCTGAAATTTTCGGACGAGCTCCGCCTCTTCGCTCCGGGAAAAAACGAACTGCCCGAAGATCTGCAGACAGCCTTGCCGGCTCCCGGCAGCTACGCCCTGATGGCCCCGGGCAGCGCCTGGGAAACCAAAAGATGGTCTACCGGCGGCTATCGGGAAACCGCCCGCCACCTGATCAACAAAGGGTTAAAGGTCGTGCTGATGGGAAATCGGGAAGAAGTTGAAATCTGTCATGAGGTCGCCGCCGGTCTTGAGGTAATCAACCTGGCCGGCCGGGGCAATCTCGACGCGGCCCTGTATCTGACCAGGCACGCCCGTCTGATGGTCTGCAATGACAGCATGGCCCTGCACCTGGCTTCAGCGTTCAAGATTCCGACCGTGGTCATCTTCTGCGCCACGGTTCCCGAATTTGGTTTCGGTCCCTGGCGCAACCGGGCTCTGATCGTCGAAAAAAAAGGGCTCGCCTGCAGGCCCTGCGCCCGCCACGGCAGCCGGGCCTGCCCGAGAAAAACTCGGGCTTGTATGGATCAGTTGGCGGCAGAGGAGGTCCTGGCGGCGATCGATCGGCTGTGTGATGAGCTTCAGGCCTGAAAAAACGCTTTCCGCTAGCAGGGCAGACTCAGGCTGGAGCAGAGCTGCAGCAGCTGTCTTTGCGAAAACGGTTTTTCCAGCACGTCCATGACCACCGGGAAGCGTTTGCTGACCCGGAACCCTTCATTCAGGGTTCCGGTCATGATCAAAACCGGAATCTTGATCTTACGAGCCTGCATTTCACCCAGAAATTTTTCCCCGCCCATCTTCGGCATCACCAGATCGAGAACGATTATGTCAAATGAAAAACGCGGCAACAAAGCCAATGCGGCCTCACCATCGCCGGCGACCTCAACCCGGGCTCCGTGCAGTTCCAGCAGGACCTTGACACTATCGCGCAGAAGCTCTTCGTCCTCAACCACCATGATGACCCGGCCCTTCAGATCCTGCAGGGGTCCCTCCTTACCCGCGACCGCGGGCAGCCTTTTTGCCGACTCGCTGCCGACCGGCAGATAGACGGTGAAAGTACTGCCCGCGCCGAGCTCGGAATGGACTGTGATGATCCCTCCATGATTGACGATCGTACGGTAAGCGATGGCCAATCCCAGACCGGAGCCTTTGGTGCTCGTCCATTCCTTGGTGGAGAAGAAAGGATCGAAGAGATGGTTCATCATGGCCGGAGCAATACCGCAACCGTTATCCGCGATACTGATCTCACCGTACCATTTCCCCTCCTGCAGATTGAGACGCCGGCCCAGATAGGTGTCGACAAACCTGGCTTTTGCGACAATCCTGATCTGGCCGCCCGTCTCCACCTCCGCCAGGGCATCTCCGGCGTTGAGCACGATGTTTAAAATCGCCTGCACCACAGTTGATTTTTCCAGTTCAAGTTTAAGCTCATCGCTGTCTTCAAGACAGACAAAAGAAATCTCGGCCGGCAGGGTCGGGGGCACGAGTACCATGACCGCTTCGATCAACTCCGCCACATTTATAGGCTCGGTAAGCCCGACCTCCTTGCGCGAAAACATGATGATCTGGCGGGTCAGATCGGCCGCCTGAGTAAAAATCTGTTTCACCTTCTCGACATAACGACCCGCTTTTTCCGGAGACGAGACCAGCATCACTTCAATCAACTCCAGATTCCCCTGCATGCTGGCGAGCAGATTGTTGAAATCGTGGGCAAAACCGGCGGCCAGAA
This window contains:
- a CDS encoding glutamate--tRNA ligase — its product is MSEEIRVRFAPSPTGYLHIGGARTAILNWLYARQNHGKLILRIEDTDTERSTAEMTQGILDGLVWLGIDWDEGPFYQSDFIAEHQAAAAALLASGHAYKCFCTKEELEAKREQARAAKDDFRYDRRCRRLSADEVASREAAGEPYVIRLKVPETEGAVVFDDAVYGTISKRYHDIEDFVIVRANGQPLYLLSNVVDDVRDRITHVIRGQDGLGNTPKQILLYQALGRKLPVFAHMSLTLDPQRAKISKRSHGELVAVHYYREHGFLPWALVNFLVLLGWSNPESREIFSYEELLEAFNFAGLNRANAIFNVDKNDPKFITDPKAINMNAHYLRTMPLAELAPYVRAELEKAGLWREAYDDAEWEWFLATVDLIRARYHLLTDFATLGRPYFSDDEEVVIEEKARHKNLDKFPGLREWLPQLAERLEALPAFDEAAVEETMRRLADEVGVKPGVIINGVRTMVTGQLAGPGIFEIITTMGRRRIVARLRRAGRVV
- a CDS encoding epoxyqueuosine reductase QueH, with the translated sequence MKILLHCCCGPCAIYPIAQLRRQGHQLRAFFYNHIHPHTEWEKRRATLADWAAAENLPLIVDERYPLLEFLRNAAFRETRRCLFCYHDRLEKTARIAHKSGYDAYTTTLLYSKFQQHEKIVELGREIGHRYGVEFYYEDFRAGWRAGIEISKARGMYRQQYCGCIYSEGERYLGKPKLYAHSASEDPLQA
- the trkA gene encoding Trk system potassium transporter TrkA produces the protein MKIVISGSGEVGFHLAEQLVASHQDVVLIEKDPLRAKFVADHLDCLVVQGEGSNPSTLAEAGVEGADTFIAVSNLDEVNIVSCLMVANEFKVKTKIARVRSVQYRRSGILSHSLLGIDYVVNPEVEAARAIMNVVAYGATGEVLLFEDTDIQLRNIFIDEKSPFRNQTLRELRHEIRYNFIVAGISRGDEVIIPYGDTVIYEGDRVYIVSSHHSMERIFARTGRFRHKLHHVVVIGGGKIGCYVTEFLLATGRSVKIVEKDYQHCKYLAERFPEALVINEDIADEKLFEDEQLHLADLLVSTTPDEALNMLTAIYAKSMGVKRVVPVVNKSSYLNIADKLGIDATVSPKASSVSAILKYIRRGNVKRVHSIFDGKAEAIEFTVGNSSRMVGKMIKELSLPNGSLVVAVNRPQGAGSKNFVPHGEFVIEAGDNVVTFAKSEQVDSLEELFLH
- a CDS encoding methyl-accepting chemotaxis protein, translated to MRVDEDPHVAQGRALLLNYLSPIEKGYLETLGLESFQLHFHLPTSRSFLHLWDKRQSKADDMSSFRETIGKIATPPHKALTGIEIGRGGFALRGIAPVRTVAGRYLGSVEVLSSYDPLVKSSIANRHETIAVYMNSEFLSIATLLKDQGKYPVVGGKYVRVTCTAAAISDGLVPSSLLDRGREGVAQEYRGNYMLTAFPVKDYQQRQIGVMVYVYDASERFSLRERTKWNIALLSLALLGIICLVLVLVLRTVTRPLEQAVGGLKEAADQVTLAAHEISGSSQILAESSSEQAAAAEETGSSLEDVASMARHNAENANSANLLSGQMD
- a CDS encoding glycosyltransferase family 9 protein, with translation MKILLVQTSFLGDTILSTPLIAAIKQLYPKSELWMMTTPLAADLVKRDPLLTGVLPFAKRGSATGLGGLWRQALRLRQQNFDLVFSLHRSARTSLLLAWSRIPHRIGFAGAKLAFFYSETRPRPLDRHDVLRNLALLQDESNATPTLKFSDELRLFAPGKNELPEDLQTALPAPGSYALMAPGSAWETKRWSTGGYRETARHLINKGLKVVLMGNREEVEICHEVAAGLEVINLAGRGNLDAALYLTRHARLMVCNDSMALHLASAFKIPTVVIFCATVPEFGFGPWRNRALIVEKKGLACRPCARHGSRACPRKTRACMDQLAAEEVLAAIDRLCDELQA
- the rfaP gene encoding lipopolysaccharide core heptose(I) kinase RfaP, translating into MSQKTTTEIFVIPEAWRQGWLKDDPWQRIMSLSGTVYREKDGRRTLRFTIAGQSYFAKLHQGPGWRLFLKNLLRLKGFNPGAEPEWRAIEWLEKLKIPTTPLVAWGRRGQNPLTRESFVITRELKNTESLEDFCLSWKTNAPDPVLKRRLLSRVAKISGTLHRADMNHCDLYICHFLLELENGQVRNPADPILHLIDLHRVRRHHHLPRRWRIKDLAALYFSSFEIGLTLRDKLRFISLYSRQPWRVALDREAALWRRVEKRAQNFYREYQRRGPR